In a single window of the Odocoileus virginianus isolate 20LAN1187 ecotype Illinois unplaced genomic scaffold, Ovbor_1.2 Unplaced_Scaffold_13, whole genome shotgun sequence genome:
- the GPR50 gene encoding melatonin-related receptor produces the protein MGRTLAVPTPYGCIGCKLPQPDYPPALIVFMFCAMVITIVVDLIGNSMVILAVSKNKKLRNSGNVFVVSLSVADMLVAVYPYPLMLHAMAIGGWDLSKLQCQMVGFITGLSVVGSIFNIMAIAINRYCYICHSLQYERIFSVRNTCIYLAVTWIMTVLAVLPNMYIGTIEYDPRTYTCIFNYVNNPAFAVTIVCIHFVLPLLIVGFCYVKIWTKVLAARDPAGQNPDNQLAEVRNFLTMFVIFLLFAVCWCPINALTVLVAVSPKEMAGKIPNWVYLAAYFIAYFNSCLNAVIYGVLNENFRREYWTIFHAMRHPVLFLSGFLTDVREMQEAQARTRARTRARTQAREQDRAHACPAVEEIPMSVRNVPLPGHGAAGQPEHVSGHPKPASDHSRSASARRKSASAYHKSVFSHSKPASAHPKSASGQSKSATVYPKPASVHFNPSSVYFKPCSSHPQPVTGPSKTAIGPATSFPKPTTGHTQHATIHSEPTTPDYLEPIATSHPKPVIVSRSELAASCHLECDIFDLSDPTSSPASDSSDSAASLLDPTTAAAATADPSVVTTDYHEIVLIDVDADSDEMAV, from the exons ATGGGACGCACCCTGGCGGTCCCTACCCCATATGGCTGTATCGGCTGCAAACTCCCACAACCGGACTACCCACCAGCTCTAATCGTCTTTATGTTCTGTGCAATGGTCATCACCATCGTCGTAGACCTGATCGGCAACTCCATGGTCATTTTGGCTGTGTCGAAGAACAAGAAGCTCCGAAATTCTG GCAACGTCTTCGTGGTTAGCCTCTCTGTGGCTGATATGCTGGTGGCCGTCTACCCCTATCCTCTGATGCTACATGCCATGGCCATCGGCGGCTGGGATCTCAGCAAGTTACAGTGCCAGATGGTGGGGTTCATCACAGGCCTGAGCGTGGTTGGTTCTATCTTCAACATCATGGCCATCGCCATCAACCGTTACTGCTACATCTGCCACAGCCTCCAGTATGAGCGCATCTTTAGTGTGCGCAATACATGCATTTATCTGGCTGTCACCTGGATCATGACCGTCCTGGCTGTCCTACCCAACATGTACATTGGCACCATCGAGTATGATCCTCGCACCTACACCTGCATCTTTAACTATGTGAACAACCCCGCCTTTGCTGTGACCATCGTCTGCATCCACTTTGTCCTTCCTCTGCTCATAGTGGGTTTCTGCTACGTGAAGATCTGGACCAAAGTGCTGGCGGCCCGTGACCCGGCTGGACAGAACCCGGACAACCAGCTTGCTGAGGTTCGAAATTTTCTAACCATGTTTGTGATCTTCCTCCTCTTTGCAGTGTGCTGGTGCCCTATCAACGCACTCACTGTTCTGGTAGCTGTCAGTCCGAAGGAGATGGCAGGCAAGATTCCCAATTGGGTTTATCTTGCAGCCTACTTTATAGCCTACTTCAACAGCTGCCTCAACGCGGTGATCTATGGTGTCCTCAATGAGAATTTCCGAAGAGAATACTGGACCATCTTCCATGCAATGCGGCATCCTGTCCTGTTCCTCTCTGGCTTCCTCACTGATGTCCGTGAGATGCAGGAGGCCCAAGCCCGCACCCGTGCCCGCACCCGTGCCCGCACACAAGCCCGTGAACAAGACCGTGCCCATGCCTGTCCTGCTGTGGAGGAAATACCGATGAGCGTCCGGAATGTTCCCCTACCTGGTCATGGTGCAGCTGGCCAACCTGAGCATGTCTCTGGCCACCCCAAGCCAGCCTCTGACCATTCCAGGTCTGCCTCTGCCCGCCGCAAATCTGCGTCTGCTTACCATAAGTCTGTCTTTAGCCACTCCAAGCCCGCCTCTGCTCACCCTAAGTCTGCCTCGGGCCAGTCCAAGTCTGCCACTGTCTATCCCAAACCCGCCTCTGTCCATTTCAATCCTTCCTCTGTCTATTTCAAGCCTTGCTCCAGCCACCCCCAGCCTGTCACTGGTCCCTCCAAGACTGCCATTGGCCCTGCCACCAGCTTCCCTAAACCCACCACTGGCCACACTCAGCATGCTACCATTCACTCTGAGCCCACCACTCCTGACTATCTCGAGCCCATCGCCACCAGCCACCCTAAGCCTGTCATCGTCAGCCGTTCTGAGCTTGCAGCCTCCTGCCACCTAGAGTGTGACATCTTTGACCTCTCTGACCCGACCTCCAGCCCTGCCAGTGACTCCTCCGACTCTGCTGCCAGCTTGCTGGACcctaccactgctgctgctgccactgctgacCCCAGCGTGGTCACCACTGATTACCATGAGATTGTGCTTATTGATGTTGATGCTGATTCTGATGAAATGGCTGTGTAA